The genomic segment ATAATGACACAAGGTTAACTGAGACAGATATTCTTTTGAGCCAGTTGTGACAAGGATGAACAAATCCACAAATGACTTTAGGGAGCTTATGatccaaataataaaaataactgtaAGGGTCCTGCTGACAGTAGAGATAGCACTATGTCTCAGTGGCATGCAAATGGCCACGTAACGTTCCACACACATTGCAGTAATAGTTAGCGGTGTGGTTGTTGTAAGTGTCTCCATGAGCATGCAAACTGGAATACAGAATGGCATGGGCATCAGTATATAGCTATATGAGAGAATTACTACAAAATCTGtcagcacaagaaaagtcacgTCCACGATTAAGGTATGGGCAAACAGTATATAGCGTGTTTCAGTTCTGAAGGCTTGTTTTCTAGAAAAGGTTAGAAGCATGAGGATGTTGATGTAGATGAGTGGCCACATAAAGATCTGGGTTATGGCCATTGATACATTCAACCTTACTGATGATGATTGGACCAGCTGCAAATGATGACTGCTGTTACAGTCTTCTGTACACATATCTAGAGAAAAATATACATCAATGTAATTACAACTGTGACTCAAAAATTGGACAAATTATAAAatagtacaaacaaaaatacaaataattattATGATAACAGCACTAGGATGTAGAAGCTAAGTacaaattatacattttaatgaacTACAACAGATGCATTACCTGCAGTTGTAAAGGGAGTTTTCCTGAATAATAGAGACTCtggacaaaaacacacatatatatatactgcatcTATATGTTTAACCAGACTAATTTTAATATTCAATTACTGTTCTCATCAGTATGTAAGTTGGGTGGGGTCAGGCGACTGTAGAGCTTGAGGCAAATGTGATGTATTTACATAAGATAAAAAAATGCTAGGAAATTGTTGAATAGGAAATAAGC from the Ictalurus furcatus strain D&B chromosome 17, Billie_1.0, whole genome shotgun sequence genome contains:
- the LOC128621703 gene encoding odorant receptor 131-2-like, translating into MCTEDCNSSHHLQLVQSSSVRLNVSMAITQIFMWPLIYINILMLLTFSRKQAFRTETRYILFAHTLIVDVTFLVLTDFVVILSYSYILMPMPFCIPVCMLMETLTTTTPLTITAMCVERYVAICMPLRHSAISTVSRTLTVIFIIWIISSLKSFVDLFILVTTGSKEYLSQLTLCHYEIMMPENWHRFMRGVIYIVNFLIVLLVELFCYVMIVISARAASVDKKSATKGLRTISLHMLQLSLCTTEIICPYIEELIMERYIQIYLPIRFFNFIMFNVIARAVSPLVYGLRDEKLYATLLYYVRCRQNHISSESRVVNAKQ